One genomic window of Kosmotoga olearia TBF 19.5.1 includes the following:
- the folK gene encoding 2-amino-4-hydroxy-6-hydroxymethyldihydropteridine diphosphokinase, whose translation MSDVYLAFGSNIGDRLSYIVKSICLLAEREIELLSLSSIYETEPYGYTEQEPFLNCVGLFDFSGTPEELLKRTMSVEKLLGRKREMRWGPRTIDIDILLFDKIVYEDENLKIPHYDMENRIFVIKPLLEIDPYLTNPETGQPYAELLEKLEKTADANRIMSGNDLFHKVKAFCG comes from the coding sequence ATGTCTGATGTTTATCTTGCATTTGGTAGTAACATTGGAGATAGATTGAGTTACATAGTGAAGAGTATCTGTTTATTGGCAGAGAGAGAAATTGAACTACTTTCCCTGTCGTCTATATATGAAACGGAGCCTTATGGTTATACTGAACAGGAGCCATTTTTGAACTGTGTTGGACTGTTTGATTTTTCCGGGACCCCGGAGGAGCTTTTGAAAAGGACTATGTCTGTCGAGAAACTGCTGGGAAGAAAGCGAGAAATGAGATGGGGACCGAGAACAATAGATATAGACATACTCCTTTTCGATAAAATAGTGTACGAAGACGAGAATTTAAAAATCCCCCACTACGATATGGAGAACCGTATTTTCGTCATCAAGCCATTGTTGGAGATTGATCCATATCTTACGAATCCTGAAACAGGGCAGCCTTATGCGGAACTCCTGGAGAAACTGGAAAAAACAGCGGATGCAAACAGAATCATGAGTGGGAATGACCTTTTCCACAAGGTAAAAGCCTTTTGCGGGTAG
- a CDS encoding TIGR01212 family radical SAM protein (This family includes YhcC from E. coli K-12, an uncharacterized radical SAM protein.), producing MNHKPYRHLKGYLIERYGEVVYRIPIDAGFTCPNKNGTKGRGGCIYCDPTGSGFSVDGQKSIREQMLERIEKLRAKGIKKYMAYFQANSNTYAPVKKLKELYDSAISDDIVILDVSTRPDLASEETLELLESYKEKLDVIIEFGLQTANFWTLKKLNRGHTLAEFIDAVIRAKKHGLEVVAHVIVNLPWDTMTDVIETAKILSALSVDGVKIHSLYVVEGTALGKMYKKGLIQICDLHEYIERVITFLEFLDPEIVIHRLVADPPKEGTLFANWGLPKIEIINRIEKKMKEENRLQGGRFNYLNR from the coding sequence TTGAATCATAAACCTTACAGGCACCTGAAAGGTTATCTCATAGAACGTTATGGTGAAGTGGTTTATAGAATACCGATAGATGCCGGTTTTACCTGTCCCAACAAAAACGGAACCAAGGGACGGGGCGGTTGTATTTATTGCGATCCAACCGGCAGCGGTTTCAGCGTTGACGGTCAGAAGAGTATAAGGGAGCAGATGTTAGAAAGAATAGAAAAGCTGCGTGCAAAAGGTATAAAAAAATACATGGCATATTTCCAGGCGAACTCCAACACCTACGCACCCGTCAAAAAATTGAAAGAATTATACGATTCAGCCATCTCTGACGACATAGTAATCCTTGACGTATCGACACGTCCCGATCTCGCAAGCGAAGAGACTTTAGAATTACTTGAGAGCTATAAAGAAAAACTCGACGTTATAATAGAATTTGGTTTACAAACAGCGAATTTCTGGACTCTGAAAAAACTGAATCGTGGTCATACCCTCGCAGAATTTATAGATGCCGTAATCAGAGCTAAAAAACATGGTCTTGAAGTGGTAGCCCATGTTATCGTAAACTTGCCATGGGATACCATGACAGACGTAATAGAAACCGCTAAGATTCTGTCGGCGTTGAGCGTTGACGGAGTAAAGATACATTCTCTCTACGTGGTTGAAGGCACTGCACTCGGAAAAATGTACAAAAAAGGGCTCATTCAGATATGCGATTTACATGAATACATAGAAAGGGTTATCACCTTTTTGGAGTTTCTGGATCCGGAGATTGTGATTCACAGGCTTGTTGCGGATCCGCCAAAAGAAGGAACACTCTTTGCAAATTGGGGTCTTCCCAAGATAGAGATAATAAATAGAATCGAGAAGAAGATGAAAGAGGAAAACAGACTTCAGGGAGGAAGATTTAACTACCTTAACAGATAA
- a CDS encoding YgiQ family radical SAM protein — translation MQHIPMTREEMKARGWDQLDVILITGDAYVDHPSFGVAIIARVLEAKGFKAGVISQPDWKNPEEITKLGKPKLFFGITAGNVDSLVANYTASRKKRKRDDYTPGGFGGKRPDRATIVYSNLVRSVFKDVPIILGGIEASLRRFAHYDWWSNRVRKPVLVDSKADLIAYGMAEKSIIKIAEKLRDTGEIPKDIPGTVYWSSKKPESGIELPSYDEVSSDRYAYLQAFKILYRETDPVNGRVIYQRQDTRYVIQNPPVLSTTEELDWVYSLPYTRKVHPHCLKKGHVKALETVKFSITSHRGCYGECNFCALTLHQGKYIVSRSEKSIIKETRRLTKDPDFKGVITDVGGPTANMYGYDCEKKHKHGACKDKRCLLPHVCPALKVDHSRYLNLLRKLRNLKGVKHVFVSSGIRYDLILADKKHGREFLRELVLYHVSGQLKIAPEHISARVLRLMGKPGKDVLDRFIKEFERVKGNKKIYLIGYFIAAHPGSTVEDMKKLKRYAIRKMGYKPQQVQIFTPTPATLSTAMYYTELDPETGENIFVEKTKKEGNCRR, via the coding sequence ATGCAGCATATACCTATGACACGGGAAGAAATGAAGGCACGAGGCTGGGATCAGCTCGATGTCATACTGATAACCGGTGATGCATATGTAGATCATCCTTCCTTTGGTGTAGCAATTATAGCAAGAGTACTTGAAGCTAAAGGGTTTAAAGCCGGAGTCATCTCACAACCCGATTGGAAAAACCCTGAAGAGATAACCAAATTAGGAAAACCGAAGCTTTTCTTTGGCATCACAGCAGGCAATGTGGATTCGCTGGTGGCGAATTACACAGCATCAAGAAAGAAGAGAAAAAGAGATGATTATACACCCGGTGGTTTCGGTGGTAAAAGGCCGGACAGAGCCACAATCGTCTATTCCAACCTTGTCCGCAGCGTGTTCAAAGATGTTCCTATCATTCTTGGTGGAATAGAAGCGAGCTTGAGAAGGTTTGCCCATTACGATTGGTGGTCTAATCGCGTTAGAAAGCCCGTGCTCGTCGATTCCAAAGCTGATCTAATCGCTTATGGAATGGCTGAAAAAAGCATAATAAAAATAGCTGAAAAACTCAGAGATACCGGAGAAATACCTAAAGATATTCCGGGAACCGTTTACTGGAGTTCAAAAAAACCAGAATCGGGAATCGAACTTCCTTCATATGATGAGGTATCCTCTGATCGATACGCCTATCTTCAGGCCTTTAAGATCCTGTATCGCGAAACCGATCCTGTGAATGGAAGAGTGATATATCAAAGGCAGGATACCCGGTACGTTATCCAAAACCCTCCGGTACTTTCCACCACTGAAGAACTTGACTGGGTCTATTCGCTTCCATACACACGCAAGGTTCATCCCCACTGTCTCAAGAAAGGCCACGTGAAAGCGCTGGAAACCGTTAAGTTTTCAATCACCAGCCATCGAGGATGTTACGGAGAATGCAATTTCTGTGCCCTCACGCTGCACCAGGGCAAATACATCGTAAGCAGAAGCGAAAAATCGATAATCAAAGAGACCAGGCGGCTCACAAAAGACCCGGATTTCAAAGGAGTTATAACTGATGTGGGTGGCCCAACCGCAAACATGTATGGTTATGACTGTGAAAAAAAGCATAAACATGGCGCGTGTAAAGACAAACGTTGCCTACTTCCTCATGTGTGTCCTGCATTGAAGGTTGACCATTCCCGGTACTTGAACCTACTCAGAAAACTCAGGAATCTGAAGGGTGTAAAACACGTGTTCGTGTCTTCTGGAATAAGATACGACCTGATCCTTGCGGACAAAAAACACGGCAGAGAATTTTTGAGAGAATTGGTTCTGTATCACGTTTCTGGACAGCTGAAGATTGCTCCGGAACATATCTCCGCGAGGGTTCTCCGACTTATGGGAAAACCGGGAAAAGATGTTTTAGACCGCTTCATAAAAGAGTTTGAAAGAGTGAAGGGAAACAAGAAAATCTATCTAATCGGGTACTTCATCGCGGCGCACCCCGGTTCAACCGTTGAGGATATGAAAAAGCTAAAAAGGTACGCAATAAGGAAAATGGGATATAAACCTCAACAGGTTCAAATCTTCACGCCGACTCCTGCTACCCTATCCACAGCAATGTATTACACGGAACTCGACCCTGAAACCGGTGAAAACATATTCGTTGAAAAAACGAAAAAAGAAGGAAATTGCAGAAGATGA
- a CDS encoding OsmC family protein yields the protein MPDMKFKISAVSDNPARVTVNARNFTMIVDEPPQLGGTDQGANPVEYVLAALAGCLNVVGHLVAKEMGIEIRNLSIEISGVLDPAKFMGKPTEERAGYKKIDVVMKVDTDADEDTLKKWLETIEQRCPVSDNLQNPTPVNITVEASR from the coding sequence ATGCCTGATATGAAATTCAAGATTTCAGCAGTGTCGGATAACCCCGCGCGAGTAACTGTTAATGCAAGAAATTTCACAATGATAGTCGATGAACCACCTCAGCTCGGAGGGACAGATCAGGGAGCTAACCCCGTTGAATACGTCCTTGCTGCTCTTGCCGGATGTTTGAATGTTGTAGGACATCTTGTAGCAAAAGAAATGGGAATAGAAATCCGGAATCTTTCCATAGAAATTTCCGGAGTTCTTGATCCAGCTAAATTCATGGGAAAACCAACCGAAGAAAGAGCCGGCTACAAAAAGATCGATGTTGTCATGAAAGTTGATACAGATGCAGACGAAGACACTTTGAAGAAATGGCTTGAAACCATCGAACAACGCTGTCCCGTCTCAGACAACCTCCAGAATCCAACACCGGTGAATATTACGGTTGAAGCCAGCAGGTAA
- a CDS encoding aldo/keto reductase, with amino-acid sequence MGFKQLGSTGEEIPAIGLGTWEIGGRETPDYSRDKENIKILQAAIEMGYTHIDTAEYYGGGHTEELIGEAIKTFDRSKLFITSKVWPTHLSKEELPKALKGSLKRLGTDYIDLYLIHWPVPDMDLKETLTTMAELSKAGYIRYIGVSNFDVALLKKSLLISPVPIVCNQVLYNLEDREPENELLPFCQENGITLTAYTPLKKGSLSKHTEKVLKKIAKKHNATIYQIMLSWLISKDNVIAIPRSTNIQHLKENLEAADIILEPDDLQLLD; translated from the coding sequence ATGGGTTTCAAACAATTGGGAAGTACGGGTGAAGAGATTCCCGCTATAGGATTGGGAACATGGGAAATAGGCGGCAGGGAAACCCCAGATTATTCGCGGGACAAAGAAAACATTAAAATTCTTCAGGCTGCGATTGAGATGGGATATACACACATCGACACGGCAGAGTATTATGGTGGTGGGCACACCGAAGAACTCATAGGAGAAGCAATAAAAACCTTTGACAGGAGTAAACTTTTCATAACATCAAAAGTCTGGCCAACTCACCTCTCAAAAGAAGAGCTTCCGAAAGCCCTTAAAGGATCTCTAAAAAGATTGGGGACAGATTACATCGATTTATATCTGATCCACTGGCCAGTTCCTGATATGGACCTAAAAGAAACCCTGACCACAATGGCAGAACTGTCAAAAGCCGGATATATAAGATACATAGGAGTTTCAAATTTTGACGTGGCACTATTAAAGAAATCGCTGCTCATTTCTCCTGTCCCGATTGTCTGTAACCAGGTTCTTTATAACCTTGAAGACCGAGAACCAGAAAACGAGCTTTTACCCTTCTGTCAGGAAAACGGTATTACCCTTACAGCATATACACCACTTAAAAAAGGAAGCCTTTCAAAACATACAGAAAAAGTGCTTAAAAAAATCGCTAAAAAACATAACGCTACAATCTACCAGATTATGCTTTCATGGCTAATTTCAAAAGACAACGTCATTGCAATCCCCCGCTCCACAAATATTCAACATCTAAAAGAAAATCTCGAAGCCGCTGACATTATCCTTGAACCTGATGATCTCCAATTACTGGATTAA
- a CDS encoding zinc ribbon domain-containing protein: MSSISSPDDFQVGKMIKIIVKIIGGIFTLVGTLMLVIAMMSFFVPTMYYAFPNFFLLFFSGFILVKIGRSISRLFPKKEVPQEKKESSEKVEKKRDRERYEHRRYTALRKYVRCHECDAENPPDAFRCVKCGASFENKKVCSLCYKLVDKDVRFCKNCGHDFNLD, from the coding sequence ATGAGTAGCATTAGTTCACCGGACGACTTTCAGGTTGGAAAGATGATAAAGATAATTGTAAAGATAATTGGGGGAATCTTTACCCTGGTTGGGACTTTGATGCTTGTTATCGCTATGATGAGTTTTTTCGTTCCAACGATGTATTACGCTTTTCCAAATTTCTTTTTGTTGTTTTTTTCAGGCTTTATTCTTGTGAAAATCGGAAGAAGTATTTCCAGATTATTTCCTAAGAAGGAGGTACCCCAAGAAAAAAAGGAAAGTTCTGAGAAGGTTGAAAAAAAGCGTGATAGAGAGCGTTATGAACATCGCCGTTATACCGCGCTGAGGAAATATGTTCGATGCCACGAATGCGACGCTGAGAATCCACCGGATGCCTTCAGATGTGTCAAATGTGGGGCTTCTTTTGAGAATAAAAAGGTTTGCTCTTTGTGCTACAAATTGGTTGATAAAGACGTGCGATTTTGCAAAAACTGCGGTCATGATTTTAATCTTGATTAA
- a CDS encoding polysaccharide biosynthesis protein: MEILEREKIRNFTRFIILTGVDFLLIYASYALGMYFRYGLFSLNEPHFFQNGLFFSFFILLSMIFNGVYSIAWSYSSFRDYWVILRGAFIGYAAGFAFGRLMLLAGMDVFTVPFTVATMTFIGATFLIIWSRIFWLTYLFLKIERSGKSLDRILIVGAGDAGTTLVDEITRHPEYGRVVGFVDDSPRKQKKRIRGIPVLGTTEEIMQIVDKYQINRVIIAIPSATSDQMRRIMYRIDRNKVRVQTLPGLTEIIDRKARLGYLRDINIEDLLGREPVEIDKKSLRGYITGKRVLVTGAGGSIGSELCRQIAYLEPKALIILGKGENSIHNIEEELKEKYPDLKVHRVIGDVQDKDRMEFIIATFKPEIIFHAAAHKHVPIMEENPTEAFRVNTLGTYILASIAEKYGCERFVMISTDKAVRPSSIMGVSKRLAEQILKSIARYSKMRIGIVRFGNVLGSRGSVVPKFKKQIENGGPVTVTDPRMTRYFMTIPEAVSLVMQAGAYAKNGDVFVLDMGKPVKISDLARDMITLAGYVPDQEIKIEYIGARPGEKLFEELSLDSEKFDKTPHPKIFRLKDDREFMEGEELKAFIDKMSITIKEHDISEINKIIQQYVPDAIARVKVEIPELGLRKEKK; encoded by the coding sequence GTGGAGATTTTGGAGAGGGAAAAAATCAGAAATTTCACAAGGTTTATCATTCTTACCGGCGTTGATTTTTTGCTTATCTACGCCTCTTATGCCCTTGGTATGTATTTTAGATACGGTTTGTTTTCTTTGAACGAACCTCATTTCTTTCAAAATGGTCTTTTTTTCAGCTTCTTTATCTTGCTCTCGATGATATTCAACGGTGTTTATTCCATCGCGTGGAGTTATTCCTCCTTTCGTGATTACTGGGTGATTCTACGGGGAGCTTTTATTGGTTATGCTGCGGGGTTTGCTTTTGGAAGATTAATGCTTCTTGCTGGCATGGATGTGTTCACCGTTCCTTTCACGGTAGCGACGATGACGTTTATTGGGGCAACTTTTTTGATAATCTGGTCCAGAATATTCTGGTTGACGTATCTGTTCCTGAAGATAGAGCGTTCCGGGAAGTCTCTGGATAGAATTCTCATTGTGGGTGCCGGAGATGCTGGAACAACGCTGGTTGATGAAATAACACGGCATCCCGAATACGGGAGAGTCGTAGGATTTGTGGATGATTCACCGAGAAAGCAAAAGAAAAGAATACGTGGAATTCCTGTTCTTGGTACAACGGAAGAGATAATGCAAATAGTCGATAAATACCAGATAAACAGGGTTATAATTGCTATTCCTTCGGCTACATCCGATCAAATGAGAAGGATAATGTACAGAATCGATAGGAATAAAGTTCGGGTTCAAACGCTTCCCGGGCTAACCGAGATCATAGATAGGAAAGCGCGATTGGGGTATCTCAGGGACATAAATATAGAGGATTTACTTGGACGTGAACCTGTTGAAATAGATAAGAAATCTTTGAGAGGCTATATAACCGGAAAACGTGTTCTTGTAACTGGTGCAGGGGGAAGTATAGGCAGCGAGCTTTGCCGCCAAATAGCGTATTTGGAACCGAAAGCTCTCATCATTCTCGGAAAAGGTGAAAACAGCATTCACAATATAGAGGAAGAATTAAAGGAAAAATATCCAGATCTAAAGGTTCATAGAGTAATAGGAGACGTTCAGGATAAAGACAGGATGGAATTTATAATAGCCACCTTTAAGCCCGAGATTATTTTTCATGCCGCTGCTCATAAACATGTACCGATAATGGAGGAAAATCCGACAGAAGCCTTCAGGGTAAATACACTTGGAACTTATATCCTGGCATCCATAGCTGAAAAATATGGATGTGAAAGGTTCGTGATGATTTCCACCGATAAGGCTGTCAGGCCATCTTCAATAATGGGTGTTTCGAAAAGACTTGCCGAGCAGATTTTGAAGTCAATAGCGCGTTATTCGAAGATGCGCATCGGCATTGTACGATTTGGAAATGTCCTTGGAAGCAGGGGGAGCGTTGTTCCGAAGTTCAAAAAGCAAATAGAAAATGGTGGTCCTGTTACGGTAACAGATCCAAGAATGACGCGATATTTCATGACCATCCCCGAAGCAGTCTCTCTCGTTATGCAGGCCGGGGCATACGCAAAAAACGGTGATGTCTTTGTCCTGGATATGGGAAAACCTGTGAAGATATCTGATTTAGCAAGAGATATGATAACCCTTGCTGGTTATGTTCCGGATCAGGAGATAAAAATAGAATATATAGGTGCAAGACCGGGAGAGAAGCTTTTTGAGGAATTATCACTGGATTCTGAAAAATTTGATAAAACACCCCATCCAAAGATCTTCAGGCTCAAAGATGACAGGGAATTCATGGAAGGAGAGGAATTGAAGGCTTTTATAGATAAAATGAGTATAACAATAAAAGAGCACGATATATCTGAAATCAACAAAATAATTCAGCAATATGTACCAGACGCGATAGCCAGGGTGAAAGTTGAAATACCGGAACTCGGTTTGAGAAAAGAGAAAAAGTAG
- a CDS encoding DegT/DnrJ/EryC1/StrS family aminotransferase, which yields MFVPLARPDITQKEIDAVTEVMKSGILSIGKKVVEFEKLVANYSERTYGIAVNSGTSALHLALKALGVKPGDFVITSPFTFISSANVALFEGAIPVFADIDEKTFNVTPKTFKEAIERYHRKGFKTSKVKYSPFKPRFFVAVDIFGHPLDWDGINEVAAKWGIQIVEDSCEALGSEYKGKRIGSFGAAGTFAFYPNKQITTGEGGIVVTDDPEIAKLVKSMRNQGRGENENWLEHVRIGYNYRLDEVSAAIGVEQMKRIEEILEKRELVAKRYNELLKNVDGIETPFVDSYVSRKSWFVYVVKLAPEIDRNKVREYLQKNGVQCREYFKPVHLQPFYREQFGYEPGTFEITEKVSKRTLAIPFFNALTLEEQEYVVETLKKAIEFAG from the coding sequence ATGTTTGTTCCCCTTGCCAGACCCGATATAACCCAGAAAGAAATTGATGCTGTAACAGAGGTAATGAAATCTGGGATTTTATCAATAGGAAAAAAGGTAGTTGAGTTTGAAAAACTCGTCGCGAATTACAGCGAAAGGACCTATGGGATAGCTGTAAACAGCGGAACAAGTGCACTCCATCTAGCTTTGAAAGCTCTTGGTGTCAAACCTGGAGATTTCGTTATAACCAGTCCTTTCACTTTTATTTCGTCCGCAAATGTAGCGCTTTTTGAAGGAGCAATCCCTGTTTTTGCCGATATCGACGAAAAAACTTTCAATGTAACGCCAAAAACCTTTAAAGAAGCCATTGAAAGGTACCACAGGAAGGGGTTCAAAACTTCCAAAGTCAAATACTCACCTTTCAAACCAAGGTTTTTCGTTGCTGTTGATATTTTTGGTCATCCTCTCGACTGGGATGGAATAAATGAGGTTGCTGCTAAATGGGGTATACAGATAGTTGAGGATTCATGTGAAGCCCTTGGAAGTGAATACAAAGGGAAAAGGATAGGTAGCTTCGGGGCAGCCGGGACTTTTGCTTTCTATCCCAACAAACAGATAACCACCGGTGAAGGCGGGATAGTTGTAACGGACGATCCCGAAATAGCAAAACTCGTGAAAAGCATGAGAAATCAGGGCAGGGGAGAGAACGAAAACTGGCTTGAACACGTTAGAATTGGTTATAATTACCGGCTTGACGAAGTTTCCGCTGCGATAGGTGTGGAGCAAATGAAGCGTATAGAGGAAATTCTGGAAAAAAGAGAATTGGTAGCAAAAAGGTACAATGAGCTACTGAAGAATGTTGACGGAATCGAAACTCCCTTTGTGGATAGTTACGTCAGCAGGAAGAGCTGGTTTGTTTACGTTGTTAAACTTGCTCCCGAAATCGATAGAAATAAGGTAAGGGAATACCTTCAGAAAAACGGCGTGCAATGTCGTGAATATTTCAAGCCCGTACATTTGCAACCCTTCTATAGAGAGCAGTTTGGATATGAACCCGGTACCTTTGAAATTACTGAAAAAGTATCCAAAAGAACTCTTGCGATTCCTTTTTTCAACGCTTTAACCCTTGAAGAACAAGAATACGTTGTCGAAACGCTAAAAAAAGCAATAGAATTTGCAGGGTGA
- a CDS encoding glycosyltransferase family 4 protein, with protein sequence MEFLLACSLSIFMTFVFRHIGIKFGFLDKPAGKLKPHETAIPYTGGTAILLSLIPWLIHEPGYMVVVVSLWAIGFIDDVKGLNPSLRLMIELLAGFLFSLYYLNNSFFESLFLAFLFAAVVNAFNMIDGMDGVCSGVVVVSALVLVIVFQLHPLLLAFAGTFFGFFVWNFPPAKIFLGDQGSYIAGAFMGMMLLNSYGTESFIPVLAVVWLPLLDLSAGFLRRIIAGKSPFEGDRDHFYDKLFSLTKENKKATTILSIMMAFLWSVLGLLPNAIMSVSLLCLLSVVLVFKLKLLKQQSI encoded by the coding sequence ATGGAATTTTTATTAGCTTGTTCACTGTCCATCTTCATGACTTTTGTCTTCAGGCATATTGGAATAAAATTTGGATTTTTAGATAAACCTGCCGGGAAACTCAAACCTCATGAAACAGCTATTCCCTATACCGGGGGTACAGCCATACTTTTGAGCCTTATCCCTTGGCTGATCCATGAACCGGGTTATATGGTTGTTGTTGTTTCACTCTGGGCGATAGGGTTTATAGATGATGTTAAAGGATTGAATCCGTCTTTAAGGTTAATGATTGAACTTTTAGCAGGTTTTTTATTTTCTCTCTATTATCTAAACAACTCTTTTTTTGAATCTCTGTTTCTTGCTTTCCTGTTTGCGGCTGTGGTAAATGCCTTCAACATGATAGATGGGATGGATGGTGTTTGCAGCGGAGTGGTTGTTGTATCTGCGCTGGTTCTTGTTATAGTGTTTCAGTTACATCCACTTTTGCTTGCTTTTGCCGGGACTTTTTTTGGTTTTTTCGTCTGGAACTTTCCTCCAGCGAAGATATTCCTTGGTGATCAGGGTTCTTATATAGCCGGTGCGTTTATGGGAATGATGCTTTTAAACAGTTACGGTACTGAATCATTTATACCGGTTTTAGCGGTGGTATGGTTGCCGTTACTTGATCTATCAGCTGGTTTCTTACGGAGGATTATTGCCGGAAAGTCTCCCTTTGAAGGGGATAGGGATCATTTTTACGATAAGCTCTTCTCACTCACAAAAGAAAACAAAAAAGCCACCACAATACTTTCTATTATGATGGCTTTTTTGTGGTCGGTTTTGGGGCTTCTTCCCAACGCTATCATGAGTGTATCGCTTTTATGCTTGCTTTCAGTGGTTCTAGTGTTCAAGCTTAAACTCTTAAAACAGCAGTCTATTTGA
- a CDS encoding magnesium transporter CorA family protein, producing MIRYFITEKRELKELSEFREKSWVYVVSPDSSDIEVLSKFGIDEDFVWDALDPEERARFEQDEDIIYVIAKVPYYDEKDPEVPYKTLPIGVAITPTAFVTICLNDNEIFKDFFQNKIKDFSTKKRNRFLLRIFEVAVIYYLRYLKEIRKRSNDIEKELHRSTRNKELVAMLNLEKSLVYFTTSLRSNELMFEKLKMASILTLYEDDEDLFEDIIIDNRQAIEMAKIYSDILSGMMDAFASVISNNLNVVMKVLTIVTLVLQIPMLTASMWGMNIKLPLSGNDYAFAITMGISAVAAVIFGFTLFKIKWFK from the coding sequence ATGATTAGATATTTCATAACCGAAAAAAGAGAATTGAAAGAACTCAGCGAGTTTCGTGAAAAATCGTGGGTTTATGTGGTTTCACCTGATTCTTCGGACATCGAAGTGCTCTCAAAATTCGGCATAGACGAAGATTTTGTTTGGGACGCGTTAGACCCCGAAGAGAGAGCGAGATTCGAACAGGACGAAGATATAATATATGTTATTGCAAAAGTTCCCTATTACGATGAGAAAGACCCAGAGGTTCCATACAAAACACTTCCGATCGGCGTAGCCATCACGCCTACCGCTTTTGTAACTATTTGTCTGAATGACAACGAGATTTTCAAAGATTTCTTCCAGAACAAAATAAAGGATTTCTCTACCAAAAAACGGAACAGATTCCTGTTGAGAATATTTGAGGTCGCTGTTATCTACTACCTCAGATATTTGAAAGAGATTAGAAAGAGATCTAACGACATCGAGAAAGAACTTCACCGTTCTACAAGAAATAAGGAACTTGTAGCTATGTTGAACCTCGAAAAGTCCCTTGTATATTTCACAACCTCACTGCGTTCCAACGAGCTCATGTTTGAAAAACTCAAAATGGCGAGTATTCTCACACTCTACGAAGATGATGAAGACCTTTTTGAAGACATAATCATAGACAACCGTCAGGCCATAGAAATGGCGAAGATTTATAGCGACATCCTCAGCGGAATGATGGATGCCTTCGCTTCAGTCATATCGAATAACCTGAATGTTGTAATGAAGGTGTTGACCATAGTCACTCTGGTCCTCCAGATACCAATGCTCACAGCATCCATGTGGGGAATGAACATAAAACTACCGCTCAGTGGTAACGATTATGCTTTCGCCATAACAATGGGAATTTCCGCGGTTGCCGCGGTGATATTTGGCTTTACGCTCTTTAAAATAAAGTGGTTCAAATAG
- a CDS encoding HAD family hydrolase produces MKGIIFDLFGTLIDSERLFYPISLTIAQETSLDVLEIENAFKKFYHEFFSGYHLKEFKPETAYYEQLLSKIKKRFRLAREVQYYLNFMFTSFGQFKAYHDVEVLKELFESYTICILTNADNVFAVKAVEKNSIPHHFLITSETAQAYKPSRKIFEFALKKMRSEKTDVVFVGDNPEVDIVGALNAGIKAFLIDRKAEPHDRHSETLRLSNLFELRSLLKD; encoded by the coding sequence ATGAAAGGTATCATATTTGACCTCTTTGGAACACTTATAGACAGCGAAAGGCTCTTTTACCCCATCTCATTAACGATAGCTCAGGAAACCTCTCTAGATGTTCTTGAAATTGAAAATGCTTTTAAAAAGTTCTACCACGAGTTCTTCTCAGGATACCATCTGAAGGAGTTCAAGCCGGAGACAGCTTACTATGAGCAGTTACTCAGTAAAATAAAAAAGAGATTTCGTCTTGCTCGCGAGGTACAATATTATCTGAATTTCATGTTCACTTCTTTTGGACAGTTCAAAGCATATCATGACGTTGAGGTGCTCAAAGAGTTATTTGAAAGTTACACCATATGCATACTGACAAACGCGGACAATGTCTTTGCCGTCAAGGCCGTTGAGAAAAATTCCATTCCACACCATTTTTTGATCACTTCTGAAACAGCGCAAGCATATAAACCATCCAGAAAAATTTTTGAGTTCGCGCTGAAGAAAATGAGATCGGAGAAAACGGATGTCGTGTTTGTCGGAGATAATCCTGAAGTTGACATCGTCGGCGCGTTAAATGCTGGTATTAAGGCGTTCCTTATCGACAGAAAGGCCGAACCCCACGACAGGCATTCAGAAACTCTCCGTTTGTCAAATCTTTTTGAGTTACGAAGCCTACTTAAGGATTAA